The genomic region CAGAACCGTATTGGGGTAAAGGTTTAGTTGTTGAAGCTTCAAAAGTTATTATAAGACATGCTTTTGATGATTTGGATATCAAACAGATTTATGCAACATATAGAATTGAAAATACGCAGTCAAAAAGAGTCTTAGAAAAGCTTGGTTTCAGATATTATACTGAACTGGACAACGTTAATTATTTGGGTGAAACATTTAGGGAAGTTGCAATGGTTATGGAAAAATAGTTTTATATATTTTAAGATATTAACTTTATACTAATGACTAGAATTTGTAAAAAATGTGAATTTGAAAATCAGGATGATTATGATTTCTGTGCTAAATGTGGCACTCCATTGGTTGAAGGACTTAAACCTAAACAAGTTTATGTTTACACAGGTCAGCAACCTCAAATCAATAAGAAAGCCGTTATAGTTTCTTATATTGTTACTATTTTTTTATCATGGAGTGGTGTGGTTTTTGGAATTTTAACTAAAAATACTTCATTGAGTGCATTTGCATTTTTTGGTTTTTTCATGCCGTTCTATTTGCTTCAGGCACCTGTCAAAGAGCTTAAAAAGCATGGAATAATACAATTTATTATTTCTGCTGTAGGTGTTGGTTTATCTTTTTATATTATGTTGCATTAATAAAATTAAAAAAAGGGAAATTATACGAAAATAAATCTAATATTCCCCATTAAAATTTGTATTGGAACTTGGAATACGTTCATTCCGTTCTTGCTCATTGCAGTATCCATTGCATCTCCCCTATCCATTGTTCCAGGAACATTTTCGTTTCCAGCATAACCGTTGTATGCATCATTTGCACGAATATCATCTACAATTGTAGTGCCGAATATTGCCTCTGCAGCATCATTGTTTACGCTGGCAATTATATGGGGTGTATAATTGTAGCTGTAAGTCATTATATCACGTGCAGCACCATAAGGGTCTTTTGGATTGTCTATATGGACATTATGCAATGTTTGACCTTGAGCATTGACTGAACTTCCAGGATAAACCCAGTCATATCCTATAATGGAAAATTTGGCAGCCATATCAATACTGGCATCTTCTCCTGTATCTTCAGCAACTATCAGAATAGGGCTGACAATTGTTGTTGCCAATGCCGCCAATATTACTGCAACAATTACCAATATAATTAAAGGTATTATTTTCATGTTTTAATTTTATAATTCTTTTAAATATTAATACTTAACTTTTTTAATTATCAAAAACATATTAATTTATATATAAAAATTTTGGTGATATTGTGATTATTGGTGGTTCAGCTTCTCAAGATTTGGCAGCTCATGTTGCTCGTGAACTTGGCGAGGAAGTAAGTTATGTTGAAACTAAAAAGTTTCCGGATGGAGAAAGATATTTGCGAATTAATGGCGAAATTGAAGACGAAGTGACTGTTATCCAGTCAACAGGATATCCTCAAGATGAAAATTTAATGGAATTGCTCTTTATAATTTCTACTCTTAAGGATTTGGGAGCTAAAAAAGTAAGGGCTGTCGTTCCATATATGGGATATGCAAGGCAGGAAAAACGTTTTAATCCTGGTGAATCAATTTCAGCAAAGACAATTTGTAATTTAATTCAGGCAGCTGGTGCAGATGAATTCATCACATTCAATATTCATGAGGCATGTGTTTTGAATTTCTTTGATATTCCTGCAAAAAACGTCTCAGCAATGCCTGCTATAGCAGAATACTTAAATAAAAAATATTTTAAGAAATCTGATGAAAAACCGTTAATTATTGCTCCTGATAAAGGAGCATATGGATTTGCACAGGAAATTTCTGAAATAATCGGATGTGACTGTACTTATTTAACTAAAGTACGTTTAGGTCCCGATAAGGTAGAAACCAGAATTGTGGATGTCAGATGTGACAGTGAAAGTGACAATACTGTTAATATTGATTCCGTAAAAGGAATGCATGCGATTATTGTGGATGATATAATTGCTACTGGAGGAACTATTGTAAATGCAATAAATATCCTAAAACAGTATGGGGCATCTTCAGTAGACGTATGCTGTGTACACCCGATCTTAACAAATAATGGTGCTACAAGAATCTATGAGGCCGGAGCTAATAAGATAATTGGTACAAACAGTTTATCTTCAGATACATCACGTGTTTCCATTGCAAAAAGTATTGCTGATGCATTGAGGGAATAATATGCCAATTGATAAAGCTAAAATTAAAGAAGAGCTTGTAGATAAATCAAATAATATTTTAGCCAAATATGCTGAAAAGGATATTGTTGAAAGCGTATCAGTAATGAATATGGCTGCTAAAACAGTGTTTTTAGGTTCACTGAGAGTTTACAATGATGATGTTGTATCCAATATAAAAAAAG from uncultured Methanobrevibacter sp. harbors:
- a CDS encoding zinc-ribbon domain-containing protein yields the protein MTRICKKCEFENQDDYDFCAKCGTPLVEGLKPKQVYVYTGQQPQINKKAVIVSYIVTIFLSWSGVVFGILTKNTSLSAFAFFGFFMPFYLLQAPVKELKKHGIIQFIISAVGVGLSFYIMLH
- a CDS encoding ribose-phosphate diphosphokinase, with protein sequence MIIGGSASQDLAAHVARELGEEVSYVETKKFPDGERYLRINGEIEDEVTVIQSTGYPQDENLMELLFIISTLKDLGAKKVRAVVPYMGYARQEKRFNPGESISAKTICNLIQAAGADEFITFNIHEACVLNFFDIPAKNVSAMPAIAEYLNKKYFKKSDEKPLIIAPDKGAYGFAQEISEIIGCDCTYLTKVRLGPDKVETRIVDVRCDSESDNTVNIDSVKGMHAIIVDDIIATGGTIVNAINILKQYGASSVDVCCVHPILTNNGATRIYEAGANKIIGTNSLSSDTSRVSIAKSIADALRE